The Phyllobacterium zundukense genome contains the following window.
CATCAGCGACGCCAATACGGCGATCGAGTTGGACGACAAACTGCCGAGCCTTCTGGTCAATGTGAACGGTGGGACCATCAAGGCCACACAGATCAGTCCCGCAGGTATCGATGGAACAAGACTGATCACGCCAAAGAGCGCCGAACCTGCGAACGCTGGCTCGTGGTCGATCTTGACTCTGGTCACCCCTGAATCCAATCGCCGTGTTCAGGATCAGGCAGCGACGTGGCTCGAACAGCTGAAGGCCTCAGGAACAGTTGAGCGAGCCTTCGCTACACGTTTCTTTACCTCTGGAGATTCCCGCGAACCGGAATTGGCGGGTATTCGCGGAGCTCTCGTCGGGACCCTCTGGACGCTGGCCGTAACGCTGATTTTATGTCTGCCGCTTGGGGTTGGCGCAGCCATCTACCTTGAAGAATTTGCTCCGAAGAACCGTCTGACAGAGGTCATCGAAATCAACATCAACAATCTTGCCGCTGTGCCGTCTATCGTGTTCGGCCTGCTTGGCTTGGCGATGTTCCTCAACTTCTTCGACCTTCCGCGGTCAGCACCATTGGTGGGTGGTCTCGTGCTTGCCCTTTTGGTAATGCCGACGATCATCATCGCGTCACGAGCGGCGTTGCGGTCGGTGCCGCCATCGATCAAGGAGGCAGCGCTTGGTGTCGGCGCTTCGCACCAGCAAGCGATCTTCCATCACGTGCTTCCCTTGGCCATGCCGGGTATCATGACCGGCACCATCATCGGCATGGCGCACGCACTGGGCGAGACAGCACCCTTGCTGATGATCGGCATGGTTGCCTTCATCGTCGATATTCCTGGAGGAATCACGGATGCATCGACGGTTCTACCGGTGCAGATCTATCTTTGGTCCGATCTTCCCGAGGTTGCCTTCCAGGCCAAAACAGCGGCCGCCATTCTGGTGTTGCTGGTGTTCCTTTTTGTCATGAATGCTGCGGCGATTATGCTGCGTCGACGCTTCGAACGTCGCTGGTAAATGAGGTATAAGGAATATGAATATGCTCTCTGAAGTCGATGTGGAAAAGAAATTGCACGGCGCTCCTGATCAAACCAAGGCAAAAATGAAGGGCGACAACGTCTCGGTCTTCTACGGTGCGAAGCAGGCGCTGTTCGGGGTCAGCCTCGATGTGCCCGAGAAGATGGTAACTGCGTTGATCGGTCCGTCCGGTTGCGGCAAGTCCACCTTCCTGCGTTGCCTCAACCGGATGAACGACACCATTTCCATATGCCGTGTCACCGGCAACATCACGCTCGACAACCGTGACATCTACGATCCCAAGATCGACGTCGTCCAACTGCGCGCGCGTATCGGGATGGTGTTCCAGAAGCCCAATCCCTTCCCGAAGTCGATTTTCGAGAACGTGGCTTATGGCCCGCGTATTCATGGTTTGGTGAAGGACAAACACCATCTGGATGAGATCGTGGAAAAAAGCCTCCAGAGAGCAGGGCTCTTCTCCGAGGTGAAAGACCGTTTGCATGAGTCCGGTACGGGTCTTTCCGGCGGCCAGCAGCAACGGCTGTGCATTGCGCGCGCCATTGCCGTCAGCCCGGAAGTCATCCTGATGGATGAGCCGTGCTCGGCGCTCGATCCCATTGCCACCGCCAAGGTGGAGGAGCTGATCGACGAATTGCGCGAGAACTATACGATCGTCATCGTGACGCACTCGATGCAGCAGGCGGCACGCGTATCGCAGCGCACAGCCATGTTCCATCTTGGCAACATTGTTGAAGTAGGTGATACGGAAATGATGTTCACCAGCCCGACGGAAAAGCGCACGCAAGACTACATCACCGGACGCTTCGGTTGATCGTAGGGAACGAGGAACAGAACATGCCCGACCAGACAGCACAGCACACCGTCCGTTCCTACGACGATGAATTGAAATTCCTGACGCATAAGATTGCCGAGATGGGCGGACACGCGGAACGTATGGTCGAGCAGGCCGTCGCTGCGATGGTCAATTCGGATAATGCCTTGGCACAGCGGGTGATCTCGGACGACTTGATCCTCGATGCCGGTCAACGCGAGATCGACGAAAAGGCGATAACCATCATCGGCAAGCGCCAGCCCATGGCGATCGACCTGCGTGAAGTCATCGGCACGATCCGCATATCATCGGATCTGGAACGCATCGGCGACCTCGGCAAGAACATTGCCAAGCGGGTGGTTGCGGTCACCGACACAAGGCAGACGCTTTCGGTCTATCGCGGATTGCAGACGATTGCCGAACTGGCCTTGACGCAGCTCAAGGACGTTCTCGACGCCTACGCCACACGTTCGGTCGCGCAGGTCAATATCGTCCGCGAGCGCGACGATGAGATCGATGCACTCTATACGTCATTGTTCCGCGAACTCCTGACCTACATGATGGAAGATCCGCGCAATATCTCGGCCTGCACGCATTTACTTTTCTGTGCAAAGAATATCGAACGTATCGGCGACCATGCGACGAACATAGCAGAGACAGTTTATTATATTGTGACGGGAACGCAGCTTCCGGCAGAACGCCCGAAGGAAGACCAATCCCATACGATCGTGGTGGATGAACCTCTCGCATCCTAGTTTTCAAAGGTAGAAAATGGCTATAGCTCCCAAAATCACCGTTGTGGAAGACGAGGAAGCCCTAAGCGTCCTCCTCAGGTACAATCTTGAAGCTGAAGGCTATGCAGTCGAGACTATCGCACGCGGCGACGAAGCAGAGATAGCTTTGCGGGAGAAGGTGCCGGATCTGTTGATCCTGGACTGGATGCTGCCAGGCCTTTCCGGTATCGAATTGTGCCGGCGGCTTAGAGCCAGACGCGAAACCGAAATCCTGCCGATCATCATGCTGACGGCACGCGGCGAGGAAAGCGAACGGGTGCGTGGCCTTGCGACCGGCGCGGACGATTACATGGTCAAGCCGTTCTCTACGCCGGAGCTGCTTGCACGCATCAAATCCATGCTGCGCCGGGTCAATCCGAGCCTTCTGGCTCATGTGCTGAGCTTTGGCGACCTCAAGCTCGACCGCGAACAACACCGCGTCTACCGCAAGGAACGCGAACTTAAACTTGGTCCGACGGAATTCCGCCTCCTGGAATTCCTGATGCAGTCTCCCGGTCGTGTCTTTTCGCGCGGTCAACTGCTCGACAATGTCTGGGGCGCCGACATCTATGTGGATGACCGCACCGTCGACGTACATGTCGGGCGCTTGCGCAAGGCCATCAATATTGGCCGCTCCATTGATCCCATCCGTACAGTGCGCGGCGCAGGATACTCATTCGGCTAGGACCAATCCAAAGACCGCGTCCGCCAGGCCGTCGCGCAATACAGCAGACGGGCTATGCAGTCGTCACCGAACGAACCGATCGTTTTTGCGAAGCACGCTGCCGGGGGAGGGACGATCGAATAGCTCGGTCGGAGGGCTATGATGGTTCGCGTACCAAAACTCGCTGCATAGGGCGGCCGATCAACGCAAAGGATACCAGCCCAACAAAGCCGAGAGCGGCAAAGATCACCAATGTGGCGACCGTGCCAACGTGTTGCATCATGAATGCAAAGGCAAACGGAGCGGCAGCAGACGACACCAACCGCGCCGAGGTGACCTTACCCATGCGCCTTCCGTAACCGTTGCTGCCAAACAGGGCAAGGGGCAACGTGCCTTGCACGATGCTTGAAAGTCCAACGCCCAAGCCGAACAGGATCGCAAATCCCACCGCCCCGACCATCCATGTGCCGTTCCAAAGCAACACGGCGATCGACACCGGAACCAACAAGCTCGAAATCAGTGCCAGGCCAAGCGGTTGGATCCGGTTCCCGGTCAACATGCTGAGCAGTCGGCTTGTGACCTGAGCGGGCCCGAAGAGAGTTCCGACAAGAACGCTCACGCTTCCAAGTCCAAGAGCGCCAAGCATCGGCAGCATGTGGATCAGGATGGCAGCGTCGATGAAACTGATCAGTGCAATACCGGACACCATCAAGACGAAGGCCGATCGAGTTCGCCCGGCAGGAACACTTCCAACGACGAAATGGCTTGCAGCGGTTGCTTGTTCTGCCGAGGAACTCGAATTTCCAGACATTCGTGACAGCCAAAAATGTACCGGCAAGCAGACAAACAGATGGGCAGTGGCGAAGACAAAGTAGACTTCCTGCCAGGTCATGTTTTGATGGAGCGCCGACGTCAGCGGCCAGAAAATGGTTGAAGCGAACCCCGCGATCAGCGTCAGGTGGGTTATGCTTCGCTGTGCCGTCTTTGGATTGATCTGTACAAGCAGGGCGAAAGCAGCGTTATAGAGGACGAACGTCGATGCCAGTTCGACGGCCATCAGCCCTATCCCAAACGTGAATGGGGTAGGAGCGAGCGCACATGCTGCGAGAGTTACGGCGGCGGCGATTGAGCCGAGGGCCATCACCCTACCGGCTCCATACCTGTCGATCCAGCCTCCTGCGATCGGAGCAGCCAGCCCTCCAGCAAGGAGCGAGATCGAGAATGCTGCGAATACCCATTCTGACGACCACCCCACATCTTTTGCCATGGAGTCGGCAAGAGCGCTGAAGCTATAGTACAGCGTGCCATAGCCGATTATTTGGGTCAGGCCGAGCGCGGCGACGGCGAGGCGACTGTCGGTGGCAGAGATTGTTGATGTCGTCACTTGTTCTACGCCTCGCAGGTTTCGGCGCAGGTATCGACCGTTGGATCGCAGCGTCCCTGACAGCAGTCCTTCATAAGGAACTCGATCAAGCCGGAGAGGGCGGGATAGACGGCGCTGTAAATGATCGAACGTGCTTCACGACGGGACTGGATCAATCCGGCGCGTTCGAGATGGCTGAGGTGGAAGGAAATCTTCGACGACGAGGCTCCCATCGCTTCGCCGACTGCACCGGCTGGCATGCCGTCAGGTCCGGCCATGACAAGCAGACGGACGATGCGGAGCCGGGTTTCCTGGGAGAGCGACGCAAATGCATCGAGGGCTTGCAATTCGTTCATAATTACCTCAATATCTCAAAAGATGTTGAAATGAGGATAGACCACCATGGACGCCATGACCAGCCCATCTGTTGCTAATTTTTACGACGACGGTTCTCTTGGAGTTGTGCTTGCCGAACTGGAGCCGCACGCTGACAAATCCCTTGTCATCGAATACGGCGGGCGCTCCATCCAATCCGGCTACCACGTCACGGAAGTCAAGGCAGGGTCCTTTGTCACGCTCGACTGCGGCGGCAATCCCGACCAATGGCACGAAACGATTCTCCAGGTTGAAGACATTCCCTCGCAGGACGGTCGTGATTTCATGAAGGTTGAAAAATTTCGCAAGATTCTCGCCCAAGTAGCAACCAAGATCGAGCTTGAAGCTGAGGCCCGGTTAACCTTTGAGGTCGGCGTGCCGGGTACCCCGATGCAGGTGTTCGACGTACACGCGCTCGAGATCGACGGGGAACGTGCTCTCTTGCGCCTTGCTCCACGTCCTGCCATCTGCAAGCCGAGGCATCGGGCAGCGCAGGTTGCCAACGCGGTCTCCTATTGTGCCTCACCGGCAAAACCTGGATGTTGTGCTTGAGGAACATGCTGTCCACCAAGGACGGTCCGACAAGATCGTTAGGCATGCTGCCAAACCTTGTAGGCTGAGATGACCAAAATTACCGCAAGCGCAGGAAGTAGGAGAGCCTCCGGAACGACGCCGAGCAATTGACCGCCAATAAACGTTCCGACAATGGATCCTGCGGCCATGATAAGGACGAACGTTTTGTTTTTGCCTAAGACGGTGAAACTCTGGTCTCGACTGTACCGGGTGAATCCCACAAGCATGGTCGGCAAGCTCACGGCGAGGGATAGGCTTCCAGCCAGTTTTATGTCCGCGCCAAATAGCAGTACCAAAGTTGGGATGAGAAGCTCGCCACCTGCTACCCCCAATAGTGCCGCTACTATGCCGATGATGAAGCCACCTATGATCCCTGCGACAAGGAGGTACCCATCAGTCAACGCTGGACCATCTGAGACTGCACCATGACCAAGCACCAACACGGCCGCAATTGCGACGAGCATTAAGGCAATTACACGGTAGCCCGCGCCGAACCAGGCTCCGAGCAGGCTTCCCGCGAGGAGATTGAAGACAATCGGCCATTGTGCGGCGACATCTGTTATAGGGACGGACGTGGCCCGGAACGGCAGCGCCGTCGCAACGACGACCAAGCTCATCGCCTTGTTGAGGATCACCGCTTCCAGAGCGCTAAACCGAAACATTCCGATCAGTAGCGGCAAGCGGAACTCCGCTCCACCAAGGCCGATAAGGCCCCCAAGCGCACCAATCAAGGCCCCTCCACCCGAGGCAGCACTCTTACTCTGTTCCATTTTCGCACCCTCGATTGGATCTCGAAATCTGCTCCAGCCAAAATGTTGCAAACTTTCAGGAGGGCACTACTCCGGGTCACCCAAGGCAGGTTACTGACGTGCAGGGGGTCAGCGCTGAAATAATGCGCACATCTGGGTCGAAGACAAGAGGTGAATTCTTCGAGGACTGAGAGAATTTAGTTGGTGCCGCACTCCTACGGATCCCTCAGCGGTTCGGGCTCTCCGTTCCGCCTGAACATGCGGCATCCGTCGCCCACTGCAGCTTCGTAAAGCGAATCACCGGGTTTGATGTTTGCCCACGTCGAGTAGACTTTGCCCACGGTGATATAGATCTCGCGACGTGCATCGGCGTGGGCAAACCGATCTACATAACGATCCGCCAAAGCCATGCAGTTGCGGAAATACGAGGGAGTGCCCATGACGCGGTTTTCAGACAGATGCGGATCCAGTACGCCGAGGATAAGTTCGGCGCAAACCTCGATCAGTGCTCCGGCGTAGGGGAGTTCCGGTATGAAGATTTCATGCTTGGCCGTAGCAAATCCCCGGGCATGGTTATTCGCCGGAATACATTTGACGAAGGGCCTGGGAACGCCGGCGTCGTCGAATATTCGGTGCGCGAGATCCTTGGCTCTCGTAAACGACATTTGGTTGTGAACAAGGCCGCGTCGGCTGCGCCATACCTCTTCGAGGCGCGCAGCGGGATCTTCCATCTCCTGCGGAGTTGCCACCAGCGATGCTGACTCCCGGAGTGTCTGCTCGTTGCAACCTTCATCTGAAGTGAAACCTCTTCCCATATATCGAGATTTACCGATGGAAATGCTTGGTGTCAATGCCCACGCAGTCAGCGGCAGTT
Protein-coding sequences here:
- the arsK gene encoding arsenite efflux MFS transporter ArsK; translation: MTTSTISATDSRLAVAALGLTQIIGYGTLYYSFSALADSMAKDVGWSSEWVFAAFSISLLAGGLAAPIAGGWIDRYGAGRVMALGSIAAAVTLAACALAPTPFTFGIGLMAVELASTFVLYNAAFALLVQINPKTAQRSITHLTLIAGFASTIFWPLTSALHQNMTWQEVYFVFATAHLFVCLPVHFWLSRMSGNSSSSAEQATAASHFVVGSVPAGRTRSAFVLMVSGIALISFIDAAILIHMLPMLGALGLGSVSVLVGTLFGPAQVTSRLLSMLTGNRIQPLGLALISSLLVPVSIAVLLWNGTWMVGAVGFAILFGLGVGLSSIVQGTLPLALFGSNGYGRRMGKVTSARLVSSAAAPFAFAFMMQHVGTVATLVIFAALGFVGLVSFALIGRPMQRVLVREPS
- a CDS encoding DUF6428 family protein; protein product: MDAMTSPSVANFYDDGSLGVVLAELEPHADKSLVIEYGGRSIQSGYHVTEVKAGSFVTLDCGGNPDQWHETILQVEDIPSQDGRDFMKVEKFRKILAQVATKIELEAEARLTFEVGVPGTPMQVFDVHALEIDGERALLRLAPRPAICKPRHRAAQVANAVSYCASPAKPGCCA
- the pstA gene encoding phosphate ABC transporter permease PstA; the encoded protein is MTDIASTNDIPVTDTPRDALVKKRYRAERRFKFYGIAAIILTAIFLSIVLLDVLFKGIPAFSEYRLDLKVVADQALLDPQKTGDRTTLLAGNYDKIIRDALAAKFPDVTTRADRRALNGLLSSGAADDFRRMVSNNPSLVGQELTVPVLLSDDADQFLKGYQTDEIVLKGTGTLTETLNGDAYSLRSSGDDFAKAFQEIQAFLFQRLDRLHTEIARLENSLQGMEGDAAASLRGQVDIYKAEAETLNARISDANTAIELDDKLPSLLVNVNGGTIKATQISPAGIDGTRLITPKSAEPANAGSWSILTLVTPESNRRVQDQAATWLEQLKASGTVERAFATRFFTSGDSREPELAGIRGALVGTLWTLAVTLILCLPLGVGAAIYLEEFAPKNRLTEVIEININNLAAVPSIVFGLLGLAMFLNFFDLPRSAPLVGGLVLALLVMPTIIIASRAALRSVPPSIKEAALGVGASHQQAIFHHVLPLAMPGIMTGTIIGMAHALGETAPLLMIGMVAFIVDIPGGITDASTVLPVQIYLWSDLPEVAFQAKTAAAILVLLVFLFVMNAAAIMLRRRFERRW
- the phoB gene encoding phosphate regulon transcriptional regulator PhoB → MAIAPKITVVEDEEALSVLLRYNLEAEGYAVETIARGDEAEIALREKVPDLLILDWMLPGLSGIELCRRLRARRETEILPIIMLTARGEESERVRGLATGADDYMVKPFSTPELLARIKSMLRRVNPSLLAHVLSFGDLKLDREQHRVYRKERELKLGPTEFRLLEFLMQSPGRVFSRGQLLDNVWGADIYVDDRTVDVHVGRLRKAINIGRSIDPIRTVRGAGYSFG
- the pstB gene encoding phosphate ABC transporter ATP-binding protein PstB, with protein sequence MLSEVDVEKKLHGAPDQTKAKMKGDNVSVFYGAKQALFGVSLDVPEKMVTALIGPSGCGKSTFLRCLNRMNDTISICRVTGNITLDNRDIYDPKIDVVQLRARIGMVFQKPNPFPKSIFENVAYGPRIHGLVKDKHHLDEIVEKSLQRAGLFSEVKDRLHESGTGLSGGQQQRLCIARAIAVSPEVILMDEPCSALDPIATAKVEELIDELRENYTIVIVTHSMQQAARVSQRTAMFHLGNIVEVGDTEMMFTSPTEKRTQDYITGRFG
- a CDS encoding ArsR/SmtB family transcription factor, producing MNELQALDAFASLSQETRLRIVRLLVMAGPDGMPAGAVGEAMGASSSKISFHLSHLERAGLIQSRREARSIIYSAVYPALSGLIEFLMKDCCQGRCDPTVDTCAETCEA
- the phoU gene encoding phosphate signaling complex protein PhoU → MPDQTAQHTVRSYDDELKFLTHKIAEMGGHAERMVEQAVAAMVNSDNALAQRVISDDLILDAGQREIDEKAITIIGKRQPMAIDLREVIGTIRISSDLERIGDLGKNIAKRVVAVTDTRQTLSVYRGLQTIAELALTQLKDVLDAYATRSVAQVNIVRERDDEIDALYTSLFRELLTYMMEDPRNISACTHLLFCAKNIERIGDHATNIAETVYYIVTGTQLPAERPKEDQSHTIVVDEPLAS
- a CDS encoding sulfite exporter TauE/SafE family protein, translating into MEQSKSAASGGGALIGALGGLIGLGGAEFRLPLLIGMFRFSALEAVILNKAMSLVVVATALPFRATSVPITDVAAQWPIVFNLLAGSLLGAWFGAGYRVIALMLVAIAAVLVLGHGAVSDGPALTDGYLLVAGIIGGFIIGIVAALLGVAGGELLIPTLVLLFGADIKLAGSLSLAVSLPTMLVGFTRYSRDQSFTVLGKNKTFVLIMAAGSIVGTFIGGQLLGVVPEALLLPALAVILVISAYKVWQHA